The DNA segment TATCAACATTCTTATTATCATAAATAACAAAACGTACTTCTGAAAGGTGTTTTGGATTCTTTTTAAAAAAGTCGATAACTGCATCCTTATAAACTTTCACTGCTTTTTCAAAAGGATAACCAAAAATACCGGCACTTATACAAGGCAAAGAAACGCTCGTTAATTCAAGTTCTTCTGCCTTTTTTAATGAATTATAAACTGCTAAATAAAGATAATCTCTCTCATCTTTGTTTCCTCCATACCAAATAGGCCCAACAGTATGAATAACGTACTTAGCGTTCAAATCTCCAGCAGAAGTAACAGCAACCTCTCCTGTTTTTACCTTTCCATATTTTTGAACGTATTCGTTAGATTCTTTCTGCAAATTTGGGCCAGCTTTTCTTGAAATAACTCCCGCAACTCCACCACCGTGAGATAGTGTAGAATTAGCTGCATTTACTATTGCATCAACCTTTTCTTCTGTTATATCGCCCTTAATCAACAAAATCTTATAATTATCAACATCATAACTTTTTAAAATCTCATTTTTCATAGCTAAAACACCCCTTTTTTGAGTTATGAACTTTCAACGTTTATAACTCTGTTTGGTTTATAAATCTCAAAAATATCATAAATAAATAATTATAAAAGATATAAACATTGTGAAAAAATCAAAGTTTATAAAAATGTCGAAAGTCGAGTTATAGACAAAAAATTCGATAACCAGGTTCAAAAATTATCAACATTTGAAAACTATCAACATAGTAATAGTATACAAAGATATGTAAAAAAGTTATCAACAATTTTTCGTCGATAAAAAAATTGCAAGTTTATAACTTATCGACCTGTATAAATCATAACCCATAACAGTTTTAGTGACTTTTAAACTATCAACATCATATCACTATCACTACCACCTTTAAATAATAGGAGAGTAAAAATCTCTATCAACATAAATTATTTTCAAAAAATTATTATGAAAAAATAATCTCATTAACATTATAACTCGTATAACATGATAAAATAAATTGATTGATTTTGATTTGAATATTTTTTAATTGAAAGGGGATTATTAAAAATGAAAAGTGGAAGATTAGTAGTAATTGTAGGACCTATGTATTCAGGAAAAACTTCAGAACTTCTTTCTTACGTAGAAATTTATGATTTAGGCAAAAAGAAATTCAAAGCATTTAAACCCTTAATAGATAATAGATATGAAGATACTTATATAGTTTCCCATAATAAAACTAAAGTAAATGCTATTCCAATTTCAAAACCAGAAGAAATATTAAAAAACATAGATGGAGACGAAAAAGCTATTTTCATAGATGAAATTCAATTCATAAATGAAAACCTAAAAGATGTTGTTATAACTCTAAGAAAAAATGGTGTAGATGTTTATTGTTCAGGACTTGATTTAACCTTCAAAAATAACGTATTTCCAACAACTTCAGTTCTTATGTCATATGCTGATGAAGTCATAAAGAAAAAAGCTGTTTGCCATGAATGTGGCGAATATACAGGAACTATTTCTTATAAAATTGTTGAAGATGAAAAAGGTGAAATAGATGTTGGAGGTTTTGAAAAATATATAGCAGTTTGTAGGGATTGTTATACAAAACTAAATAAGAAAAAAGAAGAATCTAAAAAGATGAATAGATTATTTTAACGAGGAGTATTTTTATGAAAACAGTAATAACCACACATAACAATCCGGATTTTGACGGATTTGCTGCAGCTTTTGCTGCTTCTTTGATATATGAAAATCCTATAATTGTTATTAAAGGGCAACCAGCAAAAAATCTTAACGAATTTTTGCATATATACGAGCTTGAATTCTATTATGAAAATGAATTTCTTGAAGAATTTAAAGAAGATATAGATAATGAAGGTTTTTCTAAAGTTGTCATTGTTGATACTGCTGATATAAATAGAATTCCTAAATCAATAAAAAAATTAATAGAAAATGGAATAGAAGTTGACATTTACGACCACCATCCTAAACTAAGGGATAGAAACATAAAAGGTAACGATTATTCAAAAGAAATGGGAGCTGCTGTCACAATTGTTCTTCAAAAAGTATTTGAAAAAAAAATAGATCTTCCAGATACCTATGAAACTCTTTTTTTAATAGCAATTCACGAAGACACGGGAAATTTTGTATATACCACGACGGAAATAGATGATCATTTAGTAGCTGCTGAACTTATAAAAAACGGGGCAAGATTAGAAGAAGTAGAAGAATTTGTATCACTTGAAATGACAGAAGAACAAAAAGAACTTTTTGATAAACTGTATAACAATATCCATGATTTTTACGTCAACGACTTAAATGTATTTATATCCTATTGGGAAATAGAAAAATTCATAGGTGGCCTAAATGTTATAACACACAAAATCTTTGAAGCATTGATGCCAGATATCCTTTTCGTTGTAGTTAGAATGGGGAAAAACGCTTATATAGTTGGTAGATCAAGAACTGATGAAATTGATTTAAACACAATTTTAAGTGTTTTTGGTGGTGGAGGTCAT comes from the Geotoga petraea genome and includes:
- a CDS encoding macro domain-containing protein, which produces MKNEILKSYDVDNYKILLIKGDITEEKVDAIVNAANSTLSHGGGVAGVISRKAGPNLQKESNEYVQKYGKVKTGEVAVTSAGDLNAKYVIHTVGPIWYGGNKDERDYLYLAVYNSLKKAEELELTSVSLPCISAGIFGYPFEKAVKVYKDAVIDFFKKNPKHLSEVRFVIYDNKNVDKFIENFDI
- a CDS encoding thymidine kinase, whose amino-acid sequence is MKSGRLVVIVGPMYSGKTSELLSYVEIYDLGKKKFKAFKPLIDNRYEDTYIVSHNKTKVNAIPISKPEEILKNIDGDEKAIFIDEIQFINENLKDVVITLRKNGVDVYCSGLDLTFKNNVFPTTSVLMSYADEVIKKKAVCHECGEYTGTISYKIVEDEKGEIDVGGFEKYIAVCRDCYTKLNKKKEESKKMNRLF